One Antennarius striatus isolate MH-2024 chromosome 17, ASM4005453v1, whole genome shotgun sequence genomic window carries:
- the peli2 gene encoding E3 ubiquitin-protein ligase pellino homolog 2 isoform X2, with product MWGVFNTQAVNCKGQHSISYTLSRNQTVVVEYSHDKDTDMFQIGRSTESPIDFVVTDTIAGGQEGEDAPITQSTISRFACRVVCERNPPFTARIYAAGFDSSKNIFLGEKAAKWKNPDGHMDGLTTNGVLVMHPKGGFTEESRPGIWREISVCGDVYTLRETRSAQTPGKLVENESNILQDGSLVDLCGATLLWRTAEGLFHAPTQKHLEALRQEINAARPQCPVGLNTLAFPSMQRSRALSSLEDKQPWVYLACGHVHGYHNWGHRSEQEPNTHRECPMCRVVGPYVPLWLGCEAAFYVDTGAPTHAFVPCGHVCSEKSVKYWAEIPLPHGTHAFHAACPFCASQLGLTQGWSKLIFQGPVD from the exons ATGTGGGGTGTCTTCAACACACAG gCGGTGAACTGTAAAGGCCAACACAGCATTTCCTACACTCTGTCCAGAAACCAGACAGTGGTGGTGGAGTACAGCCATGATAAAGACACAGACATGtttcag ATTGGGCGTTCCACTGAGAGTCCCATAGACTTTGTGGTGACTGACACAATAGCAGGAGGCCAGGAGGGAGAGGATGCACCCATCACTCAGAGTACCATCTCTCGCTTTGCCTGTCGAGTTGTGTGTGAGCGTAACCCGCCCTTCACTGCTCGCATCTACGCGGCTGGCTTCGATTCATCCAAAAACATCTTCCTCGGG GAAAAAGCAGCTAAATGGAAGAACCCTGACGGTCATATGGACGGACTAACTACCAATGGTGTGCTGGTAATGCACCCTAAAGGTGGCTTTACAGAAGAGTCAAGGCCTGGCATCTGGAGGGAGATCTCTGTCTGTGGGGATGTTTACACCCTGAGGGAGACCCGCTCAGCACAGACCCCCGGCAAACTG GTGGAGAACGAGAGTAACATCCTGCAGGATGGGTCCCTGGTGGACCTGTGTGGAGCCACTCTGCTGTGGCGTACTGCTGAAGGTCTGTTTCACGCTCCCACCCAAAAGCATCTGGAAGCTCTCAGGCAGGAGATCAACGCAGCGCGGCCCCAGTGCCCTGTAGGTCTCAACACACTGGcctttcccagcatgcaacgCAGCCGTGCCCTCTCCTCTCTGGAGGACAAGCAGCCATGGGTCTATTTAGCCTGCGGCCACGTGCACGGCTACCATAACTGGGGTCACCGCTCTGAGCAGGAGCCCAACACGCACCGAGAGTGTCCCATGTGTCGTGTGGTGGGGCCTTATGTGCCGTTGTGGTTGGGATGTGAGGCAGCATTCTACGTGGACACAGGTGCGCCCACACATGCCTTTGTGCCATGTGGACATGTGTGTTCTGAGAAGTCAGTGAAGTACTGGGCGGAGATACCTCTGCCTCATGGCACCCATGCCTTCCACGCTGCTTGCCCCTTCTGTGCCAGCCAGCTGGGCCTCACCCAGGGCTGGTCCAAGCTAATCTTCCAGGGCCCGGTAGACTGA
- the peli2 gene encoding E3 ubiquitin-protein ligase pellino homolog 2 isoform X1 gives MFSSSQEEHCAPSKDPVKYGELVVLGYNGSLPNGDRGRRKSRFALHRRTKANGVKPSTVHILNTPQASKAVNCKGQHSISYTLSRNQTVVVEYSHDKDTDMFQIGRSTESPIDFVVTDTIAGGQEGEDAPITQSTISRFACRVVCERNPPFTARIYAAGFDSSKNIFLGEKAAKWKNPDGHMDGLTTNGVLVMHPKGGFTEESRPGIWREISVCGDVYTLRETRSAQTPGKLVENESNILQDGSLVDLCGATLLWRTAEGLFHAPTQKHLEALRQEINAARPQCPVGLNTLAFPSMQRSRALSSLEDKQPWVYLACGHVHGYHNWGHRSEQEPNTHRECPMCRVVGPYVPLWLGCEAAFYVDTGAPTHAFVPCGHVCSEKSVKYWAEIPLPHGTHAFHAACPFCASQLGLTQGWSKLIFQGPVD, from the exons GTACAATGGCTCTCTGCCGAATGGAGATCGGGGTAGACGGAAAAGCAGATTTGCGCTACACAGGAGGACCAAAGCCAATGGTGTCAAGCCAAGCACTGTGCACATCCTCAATACACCCCAGGCCAGCAAG gCGGTGAACTGTAAAGGCCAACACAGCATTTCCTACACTCTGTCCAGAAACCAGACAGTGGTGGTGGAGTACAGCCATGATAAAGACACAGACATGtttcag ATTGGGCGTTCCACTGAGAGTCCCATAGACTTTGTGGTGACTGACACAATAGCAGGAGGCCAGGAGGGAGAGGATGCACCCATCACTCAGAGTACCATCTCTCGCTTTGCCTGTCGAGTTGTGTGTGAGCGTAACCCGCCCTTCACTGCTCGCATCTACGCGGCTGGCTTCGATTCATCCAAAAACATCTTCCTCGGG GAAAAAGCAGCTAAATGGAAGAACCCTGACGGTCATATGGACGGACTAACTACCAATGGTGTGCTGGTAATGCACCCTAAAGGTGGCTTTACAGAAGAGTCAAGGCCTGGCATCTGGAGGGAGATCTCTGTCTGTGGGGATGTTTACACCCTGAGGGAGACCCGCTCAGCACAGACCCCCGGCAAACTG GTGGAGAACGAGAGTAACATCCTGCAGGATGGGTCCCTGGTGGACCTGTGTGGAGCCACTCTGCTGTGGCGTACTGCTGAAGGTCTGTTTCACGCTCCCACCCAAAAGCATCTGGAAGCTCTCAGGCAGGAGATCAACGCAGCGCGGCCCCAGTGCCCTGTAGGTCTCAACACACTGGcctttcccagcatgcaacgCAGCCGTGCCCTCTCCTCTCTGGAGGACAAGCAGCCATGGGTCTATTTAGCCTGCGGCCACGTGCACGGCTACCATAACTGGGGTCACCGCTCTGAGCAGGAGCCCAACACGCACCGAGAGTGTCCCATGTGTCGTGTGGTGGGGCCTTATGTGCCGTTGTGGTTGGGATGTGAGGCAGCATTCTACGTGGACACAGGTGCGCCCACACATGCCTTTGTGCCATGTGGACATGTGTGTTCTGAGAAGTCAGTGAAGTACTGGGCGGAGATACCTCTGCCTCATGGCACCCATGCCTTCCACGCTGCTTGCCCCTTCTGTGCCAGCCAGCTGGGCCTCACCCAGGGCTGGTCCAAGCTAATCTTCCAGGGCCCGGTAGACTGA